The proteins below are encoded in one region of Rana temporaria chromosome 2, aRanTem1.1, whole genome shotgun sequence:
- the LOC120929394 gene encoding E3 ubiquitin-protein ligase TRIM39-like isoform X2 — protein sequence MALANSNPVKDLQDEVTCAICLDHFKDPVSIECGHCFCRACIVQTWRGIRTNFPCPQCRKTSKCKFLRPNRLLENVVDISNRLLFTKEKEECIKHCKKHQEPLKFYCQVDAEEICVICRESVDHRSHVVLPVEETTTEFKIDIQERLKALRSTAADIKKIKDEEEKTACKLQDEIVQKLKMVASEFEALRQLLADQEKHITHRLENMQKTVMQKHKDRISQLNAQLSSTQKTIHDLENHAGAFCQELKASSARSNFEFAHLQSRDGTCSQPQRSKSQPDFHKAKAVPLSFDLKTINQNLLVTCNRKCVKYVEDPISRFPCVERFDSKPCVLANAGFRSGRYYWEVEVGGGIYWTIGVAKSSVRRKGSFRIEPSGGIWAIGLLGMYMDRYYAFTNPDTLLNPQAHPERIGVYLNCDEGCVSFYNAAHFEHLFTFKSLQVHDKIYPFFCVGAVGTELRLDDE from the exons ATGGCTCTTGCAAATAGCAACCCAGTTAAGGATTTGCAAGATGAAGTCACCTGTGCTATATGCCTGGATCATTTCAAAGACCCCGTTTCGATAGAATGTGGTCACTGCTTTTGCAGAGCCTGCATCGTCCAAACATGGAGAGGTATTCGGACCAATTTTCCTTGTCCTCAGTGTCGAAAGACATCCAAGTGTAAATTTTTGAGACCAAACCGTCTTCTGGAGAATGTAGTGGACATTTCTAACCGTCTGCTTTTTACTAAAGAGAAAGAGGAATgtataaagcattgtaaaaaacacCAGGAGCCACTAAAGTTTTATTGCCAAGTTGATGCAGAAGAAATTTGCGTGATATGCAGGGAGTCTGTGGACCACAGGAGCCATGTTGTATTGCCAGTAGAGGAAACGACCACAGAATTTAAG ATTGACATTCAGGAACGCCTGAAAGCATTGAGGAGTACAgctgcagatataaaaaaaatcaaagatgAAGAAGAGAAGACCGCTTGTAAACTTCAG GATGAAATTGTGCAGAAACTTAAAATGGTGGCTTCAGAATTTGAAGCATTACGACAGCTTTTAGCTGATCAAGAAAAACACATTACCCATCGCTTGGAAAACATGCAAAAAACTGTTATGCAGAAACATAAAGACAGAATTTCCCAGCTAAATGCACAGCTGTCATCCACTCAGAAAACAATTCATGACCTTGAAAACCATGCTGGTGCTTTTTGCCAG GAATTGAAAGCTTCTTCAGCCAG atccaatTTTGAATTTGCACATCTTCAATCCAGAGACGGAACATGCAGCCAGCCTCAGAGGAGCAAGTCTCAGCCGGACTTTCACAAAGCCAAAGCTG TTCCATTATCCTTTGACCTTAAAACAATCAATCAAAATCTTCTGGTTACCTGCAATCGAAAATGTgtcaaatatgtagaagatccaATAAGTCGGTTTCCATGCGTCGAAAGGTTTGACTCCAAGCCTTGTGTTTTGGCTAATGCTGGATTCAGATCGGGGAGATATTACTGGGAAGTGGAAGTGGGAGGTGGCATATATTGGACTATCGGGGTTGCTAAATCGTCCGTACGCCGCAAAGGCTCATTTAGAATTGAGCCCAGTGGTGGCATATGGGCAATTGGTCTACTTGGCATGTATATGGATCGATACTATGCCTTCACCAATCCTGATACCCTCTTAAATCCTCAGGCCCACCCTGAAAGGATTGGTGTCTACCTAAACTGTGATGAAGGCTGTGTTTCTTTTTACAATGCTGCCCACTTTGAGCACCTTTTCACATTCAAATCTCTCCAGGTTCATGATAAAATATACCCATTTTTTTGCGTGGGGGCTGTGGGAACAGAATTGAGACTTGACGATGAATag